A part of Candidatus Delongbacteria bacterium genomic DNA contains:
- a CDS encoding glycosyltransferase family 2 protein, with the protein MLAETGFLLSTGILLFAYPVTWLVTRPLSVGSESPPDRDPDPAPHFTILVPAYNEEAVIRQKLQNFKELRYPPDRLDMVIVSDQSNDATDSLVRELGGDRVRLVNYGERLGKTRILNRTVPELAGEIVIQTDANVLFDPSAIRAFARWYSDPRIGLVCGYEERSVPPGGDAIRTETTYRDFEVRIKMLQSRFGAVMGAHGGLYSIRKACWQPLPDNALSNDDLLTAMNVLRQGHRVVMDSSARALEITGTRLGEEFRRRVRIGAGNYQVFWWHSWLLNPLQGWKSFFFYAHKLPRWFTPHLMLVSLACNILLADRGPGYLALLVLQLLFYGIALLGAVLDALKIQGGLLMAPWHFCSMNLAVLVGFFKWLGGIRSSTWTPGSRR; encoded by the coding sequence GTGCTCGCTGAAACCGGCTTCCTGCTCAGCACCGGAATCCTGCTGTTTGCCTATCCGGTGACCTGGCTGGTGACACGTCCGCTCTCCGTCGGTTCGGAATCGCCACCGGACCGCGATCCGGACCCGGCTCCTCACTTCACCATTCTTGTTCCCGCCTACAATGAAGAAGCCGTGATCCGGCAGAAACTGCAGAACTTCAAGGAGCTGCGGTATCCGCCCGACCGACTGGACATGGTGATCGTGTCCGACCAGTCCAACGACGCCACCGACAGCCTTGTCCGCGAGCTGGGTGGCGACCGGGTGCGACTGGTGAACTACGGCGAGCGCCTGGGCAAGACACGCATCCTCAACCGCACCGTTCCGGAACTGGCCGGCGAGATCGTGATCCAGACCGACGCCAACGTGCTGTTCGATCCCAGCGCGATTCGCGCCTTCGCCCGCTGGTACAGCGACCCGCGCATCGGGCTGGTCTGCGGGTATGAAGAACGCAGTGTGCCTCCCGGTGGCGATGCCATTCGAACCGAGACCACCTACCGGGATTTCGAAGTGCGCATCAAGATGCTGCAGAGTCGCTTCGGAGCCGTGATGGGTGCACACGGCGGCCTCTACAGCATTCGCAAGGCCTGCTGGCAGCCTCTGCCCGACAACGCCCTCTCCAACGACGACCTGCTGACCGCGATGAATGTGTTGCGTCAGGGACATCGCGTGGTCATGGACAGCAGTGCGCGAGCCCTGGAGATCACGGGAACGCGCCTGGGCGAGGAATTCCGCAGGCGTGTGCGCATCGGGGCAGGCAACTATCAGGTCTTCTGGTGGCACAGCTGGCTGCTGAACCCGCTGCAGGGCTGGAAGAGCTTCTTCTTCTACGCACACAAACTGCCGCGCTGGTTCACACCGCACCTGATGCTTGTGTCCCTGGCCTGCAACATCCTGCTTGCCGATAGGGGACCCGGCTACCTGGCTCTGCTTGTGCTGCAGTTGCTGTTCTATGGCATCGCATTGCTGGGCGCGGTCTTGGATGCCCTGAAGATCCAGGGGGGACTGCTGATGGCACCCTGGCATTTCTGCTCGATGAATCTGGCCGTGCTGGTCGGCTTCTTCAAGTGGCTGGGGGGCATCCGATCAAGTACCTGGACACCCGGATCAAGGCGCTGA
- a CDS encoding O-antigen ligase family protein, translating to MHERHNDLPWILGLGILVALIVGLMQTQPLFGVVLALCCAVMAIPVLTRSTTLLWLILPLVWFHHSSTGMIYSWLFFMSLLMIELLLTPTERQNQLREHGWLLFMAGSALVLVVALNGGRMVVIGQWIWDFGILLLYVVLTRLEHRTEAIRMFVIWLLLVMGLAGLGVVAEGFLNPGIRARGFVAKMPTGAAYNLAMFVPLALGAIRGTRLGKVAGVVAAILFAAIFYTGSRAPFAAVILTSLPFLMQYRLPLLAAGSALVAGIMLGGGGLVTRVEGFQKGNVLVEASTIMRLVMWVFAIDIISAHPWTGVGVGVFRTIVERRLPFEDMLLSHPHNVLLNKMVQLGIPLALLFFAIITGILIRNFRLYRRLKNLSTEDSSLTLGFMLAPWPMLICGMTDSIFNGYEQPFLVWTMLALQTIWLGLMTTQYSEKVAERAR from the coding sequence ATGCATGAGCGGCACAACGACTTGCCCTGGATCCTCGGCCTGGGCATCCTGGTGGCCCTGATCGTGGGCCTCATGCAGACTCAGCCTCTCTTCGGGGTGGTTCTGGCCCTCTGTTGTGCCGTGATGGCCATTCCGGTTCTCACGCGCAGCACAACCCTGCTCTGGCTGATCCTGCCTCTGGTCTGGTTCCACCACAGCAGCACGGGCATGATCTACAGCTGGCTGTTCTTCATGTCACTGCTGATGATCGAACTGCTGCTGACGCCCACGGAACGGCAGAATCAGCTGCGTGAGCATGGCTGGTTGCTGTTCATGGCCGGCAGTGCCCTTGTGCTGGTGGTGGCGCTCAACGGGGGGCGAATGGTGGTCATCGGCCAGTGGATCTGGGACTTCGGAATCCTGCTGCTCTACGTGGTCCTGACCCGCCTGGAACACCGGACCGAAGCGATCCGGATGTTCGTGATCTGGTTGCTGTTGGTCATGGGTCTGGCCGGTCTCGGGGTCGTCGCCGAAGGCTTCCTGAACCCCGGCATCCGCGCCCGCGGATTCGTGGCAAAGATGCCCACGGGTGCGGCATACAACCTGGCCATGTTCGTGCCGCTGGCGCTGGGGGCGATTCGCGGTACCCGGTTGGGCAAGGTCGCCGGAGTGGTGGCGGCCATCCTCTTCGCGGCCATCTTCTACACGGGCTCCCGGGCTCCTTTCGCTGCAGTGATTCTGACCAGCTTGCCCTTCCTGATGCAATATCGCCTGCCTCTGCTGGCTGCAGGCTCGGCGCTGGTGGCCGGGATCATGCTCGGTGGCGGCGGACTGGTCACGCGCGTGGAAGGATTCCAGAAAGGCAATGTGCTGGTGGAGGCTTCCACCATCATGCGGCTGGTGATGTGGGTCTTTGCCATTGACATCATCAGCGCCCATCCCTGGACCGGAGTCGGCGTTGGCGTGTTCCGCACCATCGTGGAACGCCGCCTGCCCTTCGAAGACATGCTGCTGAGCCACCCGCACAATGTGCTGCTGAACAAGATGGTCCAGCTGGGCATTCCACTGGCTTTGCTGTTTTTTGCCATTATCACCGGCATCCTGATCAGGAACTTCCGCCTCTACCGGCGCCTGAAGAACCTGTCAACCGAAGACTCCAGCCTGACCCTGGGCTTCATGCTGGCACCATGGCCCATGTTGATCTGCGGAATGACCGACTCGATCTTCAACGGCTATGAGCAGCCCTTTCTGGTCTGGACCATGCTGGCTCTGCAGACCATCTGGCTGGGTCTGATGACGACCCAATACTCTGAGAAAGTTGCGGAACGTGCTCGCTGA
- a CDS encoding glycosyltransferase produces the protein MKILYLTLKASNAHFVKWAGAALEAGHEIQVLHSFPDTPVLPVPTHFVDGNSTLFDRSVGRLRHVLRCRQLIRQFKPDIVHVHFMDPNLTVLGWSAFPRTVVSIWGSDLILPRMPLNEILRRHGMRSAWQLTATNRLLAYAARAHLPMTQPIEVIPFGVDTTRFAPGPRQSDGRFRVGCVKHFETIYGLEHLVRAVASLRSRIPDIELVLAGEGSLKSSIQSLVKELGLDDCTHFPGSLNNDRVPELLRSLDVFAMPSLYESFGVSALEASACGLPVVSSDAGGIPDVVQHERTGILVNPADSGALAQALLDLHANPALRRTLGDNGRRFVQERFEWTDCAARMEAVYARRHASAPSGSHSASGQHAVTSHA, from the coding sequence ATGAAGATCCTCTATCTCACCCTCAAGGCCAGCAATGCCCACTTCGTGAAGTGGGCCGGTGCGGCACTCGAGGCGGGGCACGAGATCCAGGTCCTGCACTCTTTTCCCGACACGCCAGTGCTGCCCGTCCCCACGCACTTCGTCGACGGAAACAGCACACTCTTCGACCGCAGTGTGGGGCGCTTGCGGCATGTCCTGCGCTGCCGGCAGTTGATCCGTCAATTCAAACCCGACATCGTGCATGTGCATTTCATGGATCCCAACCTGACAGTGCTGGGCTGGAGCGCCTTTCCGCGGACGGTGGTCAGCATCTGGGGCTCTGACCTGATTCTGCCGCGCATGCCCCTCAATGAGATCCTGCGCCGCCATGGCATGCGCAGCGCCTGGCAGTTGACGGCCACCAACCGGCTGCTGGCCTACGCGGCCCGGGCCCACCTGCCCATGACCCAGCCCATCGAGGTGATTCCGTTCGGTGTGGACACCACTCGCTTCGCTCCCGGACCTCGCCAGTCCGATGGCCGCTTCAGGGTCGGCTGTGTGAAGCACTTCGAAACGATCTATGGTCTGGAGCATCTGGTGCGGGCGGTGGCCAGCCTGCGTTCGCGCATACCCGACATCGAGCTGGTACTGGCCGGCGAAGGCAGTCTCAAGTCCTCGATCCAGAGTCTGGTCAAGGAACTGGGACTCGATGATTGCACCCACTTCCCGGGCTCGTTGAACAACGACCGGGTACCCGAGTTGCTGCGCAGTCTGGATGTGTTCGCCATGCCTTCGCTTTACGAGAGCTTCGGTGTCAGCGCACTGGAAGCCTCCGCCTGCGGACTTCCCGTCGTGTCCAGTGATGCGGGTGGCATCCCTGATGTGGTGCAGCATGAGCGCACGGGCATCCTGGTCAACCCGGCGGATTCTGGCGCCCTGGCACAGGCCCTGCTGGATCTGCACGCAAACCCCGCTCTGCGCCGCACGCTGGGCGACAATGGACGCCGGTTCGTGCAGGAGCGGTTCGAATGGACAGATTGCGCGGCCCGCATGGAAGCCGTCTACGCCCGGCGGCATGCCAGTGCCCCCTCCGGTTCGCACTCAGCCTCGGGCCAGCATGCGGTGACCTCCCATGCATGA
- a CDS encoding oligosaccharide flippase family protein — MLKSSLAIFSNRLLVRVINLLLAVLVARVLGPELQGIVSFMVMQAGLLLSLAVLGMDSGLIYFVRRMNMSEAEFLRRAWPLMSLGILVVSGLVAVLYPWPLLGFSRYAPILVVVTCCIFAVDTFGSVLRQIFLVRDQVKRFNRFELTQSLLLLGLTALGLAFFPQAVLPVLLAMLVSRLATLLWMGARNHVPVGRWTLRGSSPILAYSLQPWLGNLFSLLNLRLDTIFVSWFIGLGMGVTPADLGFYTICVLAIGRAQDVQVAIQTAFFPTVAGLPIEEGASLAARVYRLTFPLYALLALVVCLGGYPALWAFGPEYLAAWPTLCVLSAGLLLVRANSGVLALWFSSTGRPAIPSLLNLLGVALNIAFNLVWIPRFGIMGAAMATAVSALGVKLGLVSFYLYHSKRSWTSDLMLRPAELRESLDLVRSIAGRRFRRGGPPKDNGGNR, encoded by the coding sequence ATGTTGAAAAGCAGCCTGGCCATCTTCAGCAATCGGCTTCTGGTGCGGGTGATCAATCTGCTGCTCGCGGTGCTGGTGGCCCGTGTGCTGGGGCCCGAGCTGCAGGGTATCGTCAGTTTCATGGTGATGCAGGCCGGATTGCTGCTGTCGCTTGCCGTGCTGGGCATGGATTCCGGCCTGATCTATTTCGTGCGCCGCATGAACATGAGCGAGGCGGAATTCCTGCGGCGCGCCTGGCCACTGATGAGCCTTGGAATTCTGGTCGTTTCCGGGCTGGTGGCTGTCCTTTACCCCTGGCCCCTGCTCGGTTTTTCTCGTTACGCTCCCATTCTGGTCGTGGTGACCTGCTGCATTTTCGCTGTGGATACCTTCGGAAGCGTGCTGCGGCAGATTTTTTTGGTGCGTGACCAGGTCAAGCGCTTCAACCGCTTCGAGCTGACTCAGTCATTGCTGCTGCTGGGCCTGACCGCACTTGGCCTGGCCTTCTTTCCACAGGCGGTTCTGCCCGTGCTGCTGGCCATGCTGGTCAGTCGGCTTGCCACCTTGCTCTGGATGGGTGCGCGCAACCACGTACCCGTGGGGCGCTGGACCCTGCGTGGCAGCAGCCCCATTCTGGCCTACTCCCTGCAGCCCTGGCTGGGCAATCTGTTCAGCCTGCTGAATCTGCGGCTGGACACGATCTTCGTGTCGTGGTTCATCGGACTGGGCATGGGTGTCACGCCCGCGGATCTCGGCTTCTATACCATCTGCGTGCTGGCCATCGGGCGGGCCCAGGACGTGCAGGTGGCCATCCAGACGGCGTTCTTCCCCACGGTGGCCGGTCTGCCGATCGAGGAAGGGGCCAGTCTGGCGGCCCGTGTCTACCGTCTGACATTCCCCCTGTACGCCCTGCTGGCGCTGGTGGTCTGTCTTGGCGGCTATCCGGCGCTGTGGGCCTTCGGACCCGAATACCTTGCCGCCTGGCCCACGCTCTGTGTGCTGTCCGCCGGGTTGTTGCTGGTGCGGGCCAACAGCGGGGTGCTGGCACTCTGGTTCAGTTCCACGGGCCGTCCCGCCATTCCTTCGCTGCTGAATCTGCTGGGTGTGGCGCTCAACATCGCGTTCAACCTGGTCTGGATTCCCCGCTTCGGCATCATGGGGGCTGCCATGGCTACCGCGGTGTCGGCTCTGGGAGTCAAGCTGGGGCTGGTGTCATTCTACCTGTACCACAGCAAGCGCAGCTGGACCAGCGATCTGATGCTGCGACCCGCGGAACTCCGCGAGAGTCTGGACCTGGTCAGGAGCATCGCGGGCAGACGCTTCCGCCGCGGCGGACCGCCGAAGGACAACGGGGGCAATCGATGA
- a CDS encoding peptidylprolyl isomerase, producing MKFLSTLLATLLFSLLAHSQETLDRILVVVDQEVILESQVQQELQRYLVDNRLDPQTMGVEQLEQLKLDLVQSMIDSRVMLTIAKADTNIVVDAHSVDKQTEQRVDDIIRQVGTIKRLEEAMGQPMKAIRNVVRKDIEERQYIEALQARRLAKVEVSRQQVEAFYAAHRDSLPEVGESVRLSHIFLEYKVSAESDRLAKARADSVYALIKDGADFAEMARLFSDDSSAPDGGRIGRTKRGTLVRPYEEAAYRLEEGEVSQPVRSEFGWHVIRLDARAGDYITTSHILYRLQPTERDREIVRALADSLHAALVDGADFATVAREYTDHIQTRESGGDLGWLPVDQLLPLVRSRLRDLPIGGLSDPLDGTIEEKDGLQIYKVTDRRPARRPSLEEDWEQISRLALAFRKQDVMSSWLEEKRRDVYIRIMD from the coding sequence ATGAAGTTCCTCTCCACCCTGCTGGCCACGCTCCTCTTCAGTCTGCTGGCCCACAGCCAGGAAACCCTGGACCGCATCCTGGTCGTCGTGGATCAGGAAGTGATCCTGGAAAGCCAGGTCCAGCAGGAGCTGCAGCGCTATCTGGTGGACAATCGGCTCGATCCTCAGACCATGGGCGTCGAGCAGCTCGAGCAATTGAAGCTGGATCTGGTACAGTCGATGATCGACAGCCGCGTGATGCTGACCATTGCCAAGGCCGACACCAACATCGTGGTGGATGCCCACAGCGTGGACAAGCAGACCGAGCAGCGCGTGGATGACATCATCCGTCAAGTGGGTACCATCAAGCGTCTGGAAGAAGCGATGGGCCAGCCGATGAAGGCCATTCGCAATGTGGTGCGCAAGGACATCGAAGAGCGTCAGTACATCGAAGCTCTCCAGGCCCGGCGTCTGGCCAAGGTTGAAGTCTCACGCCAGCAGGTGGAGGCTTTTTACGCCGCACACCGCGACTCGCTGCCCGAGGTTGGGGAGAGCGTGCGCCTGTCGCACATCTTTCTGGAGTACAAGGTCTCGGCCGAGAGCGATCGTCTGGCCAAGGCCCGCGCGGACAGCGTATACGCGCTGATCAAGGATGGGGCCGACTTCGCCGAAATGGCCAGGCTCTTCAGCGACGACTCGAGCGCCCCAGATGGCGGGCGCATTGGCCGCACAAAGCGCGGCACGCTGGTGCGCCCCTACGAAGAAGCGGCCTACCGACTGGAGGAGGGCGAGGTGAGCCAGCCCGTGCGCAGCGAGTTCGGCTGGCACGTGATCCGCCTGGACGCCCGCGCAGGTGACTATATCACCACCAGTCACATTCTCTACCGCCTGCAGCCCACCGAACGGGACCGGGAGATCGTGCGGGCACTGGCCGACAGCCTGCATGCGGCGCTCGTCGACGGCGCGGATTTCGCGACCGTCGCCCGCGAGTACACCGACCACATCCAGACTCGCGAATCCGGTGGTGATCTGGGCTGGCTGCCCGTGGACCAGCTGCTGCCGCTGGTTCGCTCGCGCCTGCGGGACCTGCCCATCGGTGGCCTTTCGGACCCACTGGATGGCACCATTGAAGAGAAGGACGGCCTGCAGATCTACAAGGTCACCGACCGCCGACCCGCCCGACGCCCCAGTCTGGAGGAGGACTGGGAACAGATCAGCCGCCTGGCGCTGGCTTTCCGCAAGCAGGATGTCATGAGCAGCTGGCTGGAAGAGAAGCGCCGCGATGTGTACATCCGGATCATGGACTGA
- a CDS encoding class I SAM-dependent methyltransferase: MKRLLKPVVRKAFGLKAGLVFREIIRQETGLARQIGLALQDVVTDNFSQEERTVIERIEQRRSALGRMDDEIAFVDFGAGQSTEHRTQMEMQNGVVSKRRISSIAAVSKPPFWASILFKLVRRLEPQTIVELGTCVGISAAYQASAQKLNQRGKLFSLEGAESLATISRETLGGLGISNSEVVLGPFHQTLMPVLEEHAPIDFFFNDGHHDHDAVLEYFEKSLPFLASDAVMVFDDISWSDGMRQAWKEIVADPRIRFSLDLRSIGVVVISAERGTKTHYRAALV, from the coding sequence ATGAAACGTCTGTTGAAACCGGTCGTGCGCAAGGCGTTCGGGCTCAAGGCCGGCCTGGTCTTCAGGGAGATCATCCGTCAGGAGACGGGCCTGGCCAGGCAGATCGGCCTGGCGCTTCAGGATGTGGTGACTGACAACTTTTCCCAGGAAGAACGGACCGTCATCGAACGAATCGAACAACGGCGCTCCGCGCTTGGCCGAATGGACGATGAGATCGCCTTCGTCGACTTCGGTGCCGGTCAGTCCACGGAGCATCGCACCCAGATGGAAATGCAGAATGGGGTGGTCTCCAAGCGCCGGATCTCCAGCATTGCAGCAGTCAGCAAACCTCCGTTCTGGGCTTCCATTCTGTTCAAGCTGGTCCGCAGGCTTGAGCCGCAAACCATCGTCGAACTGGGAACCTGCGTGGGCATTTCAGCCGCCTATCAGGCAAGTGCCCAGAAGCTGAATCAGCGAGGAAAACTGTTCTCCCTGGAAGGCGCGGAGTCTCTTGCCACCATTTCGAGAGAGACTCTGGGCGGCCTTGGGATTTCCAATTCCGAGGTGGTCCTGGGACCTTTTCACCAGACCTTGATGCCGGTTCTGGAAGAGCATGCACCCATCGATTTTTTCTTCAATGACGGGCATCATGATCACGATGCGGTTCTGGAGTATTTCGAGAAATCCCTGCCGTTCCTTGCCAGTGACGCCGTGATGGTTTTTGATGACATATCATGGTCGGATGGGATGCGGCAGGCCTGGAAGGAAATCGTCGCGGATCCGCGTATTCGGTTTTCACTGGACTTGCGCTCGATCGGGGTGGTTGTGATCTCGGCTGAACGTGGCACGAAAACCCACTATCGGGCGGCCTTGGTCTAA
- a CDS encoding DUF1295 domain-containing protein: MTLKREMVSSGHWLFRYRGSFPVLFVVLLLVAVFTGSREVSHPAGITAWEAFCLLIAISGLVVRGVTLGFVSPGTSGRNTTAQRADELNTTGIYSMVRHPLYLANWLCWLGVLLVPGIWWLPLTVTLGFWLYYERIMMAEEDFLQGKFGEPYLEWAGRTPPFLPRFSSWKPSSRRFSLKFVLKREYASWLGVITSFVLLELVLHWASEEGGMPGRFWLILEGVALVFYLIMRILRTRTRLLHQSDR; encoded by the coding sequence ATGACGCTGAAACGCGAGATGGTCAGTTCGGGCCACTGGCTCTTCCGCTACCGCGGCAGTTTCCCCGTGCTTTTCGTGGTGTTGCTGCTGGTGGCGGTCTTCACCGGCAGCCGCGAAGTCTCGCATCCGGCGGGAATCACAGCCTGGGAAGCCTTCTGTCTGCTGATCGCGATCAGCGGGCTGGTGGTGCGCGGGGTCACCCTGGGGTTCGTGTCACCGGGGACTTCGGGGCGGAATACCACGGCCCAGCGCGCCGATGAGCTGAACACCACCGGCATCTATTCCATGGTGCGCCATCCGCTCTATCTGGCCAACTGGCTCTGCTGGCTGGGTGTGCTGCTGGTGCCCGGCATCTGGTGGCTGCCCCTGACCGTGACCCTGGGATTCTGGCTCTATTACGAGCGGATCATGATGGCCGAGGAAGATTTTCTGCAGGGCAAGTTCGGCGAGCCTTATCTGGAATGGGCCGGCAGAACCCCTCCGTTTCTACCCCGATTCTCGTCCTGGAAGCCCAGTTCCCGTCGTTTCTCGCTGAAATTCGTGCTCAAGCGTGAATATGCCTCCTGGCTGGGGGTGATCACGTCCTTCGTGCTGCTGGAACTTGTTCTGCATTGGGCGAGTGAGGAAGGTGGGATGCCGGGCCGATTCTGGTTGATTCTGGAGGGCGTGGCGCTGGTCTTCTACCTGATCATGCGTATCCTGCGTACCCGAACACGGCTTCTGCACCAGAGCGATCGATAA
- a CDS encoding DUF4159 domain-containing protein, with protein sequence MASPTRSARLCLWLTGWLCLALAAQAAPLTIARLKYDGGGDWYCDPTSLPNLLAFTRQNTTLDVAPREEVVEADDPRLFAFPYLYMSGHGRIQFTPLQAERLREWLIGGGFLHVDDNYGLDEHFRREIRKVFPEYELVEVPFSHPIYHSQFDYGRGLPKIHEHDGKPPRGFGIFHEGRLVVFYSWECDLGDGWEDPDVHNDPADLRRQALEMGCNILVWSMGQ encoded by the coding sequence ATGGCGAGCCCTACCCGTTCAGCCAGGTTGTGCCTGTGGCTCACGGGGTGGCTCTGTCTGGCGCTCGCGGCGCAGGCCGCCCCGCTGACCATCGCGCGCCTCAAGTATGATGGCGGTGGCGACTGGTATTGCGATCCCACCAGCCTGCCCAATCTGCTGGCCTTCACGCGGCAGAACACCACTCTGGATGTGGCCCCCCGCGAAGAAGTGGTGGAGGCCGACGATCCCCGTCTCTTCGCCTTCCCCTACCTCTACATGAGCGGACATGGCCGCATCCAGTTCACGCCACTGCAGGCCGAACGCCTGCGGGAGTGGCTGATCGGCGGCGGCTTCCTGCACGTGGACGACAACTACGGCCTGGACGAGCACTTCCGCCGCGAGATCCGCAAGGTGTTTCCCGAGTACGAGCTGGTAGAGGTGCCTTTCTCCCATCCCATCTACCACAGCCAGTTCGACTATGGGCGCGGATTGCCCAAGATCCACGAACACGACGGCAAGCCGCCTCGCGGTTTCGGCATCTTTCACGAAGGACGGCTGGTGGTGTTCTACAGTTGGGAATGCGATCTGGGCGACGGCTGGGAAGATCCCGACGTACACAATGACCCGGCCGATCTGCGTCGCCAGGCCCTTGAGATGGGGTGCAACATCCTGGTCTGGAGCATGGGCCAATGA